One segment of Fusarium oxysporum f. sp. lycopersici 4287 chromosome 7, whole genome shotgun sequence DNA contains the following:
- a CDS encoding hypothetical protein (At least one base has a quality score < 10), producing MTETEIAVVESPAEAIVIPSAEPVVADAPPAEPIEKSLNSNSNSNINTTSNNKNKNVAQNSSPLARLLKSPSAIDDFVEHLNRVIQTRRGTDTVLLFTTYAARLIGAILNILGRTTLRHSARKVVEMAFKLPPSTSVVLSTATAPPLATLALNLSKYIQGFTNMLGEWRTMNRMWGIIGTYLEAKDLILRLRGQKLDGNGEKVPAPNRVNTAFMTVQIIYMARYQHDEECVAPDSLEGYETQGC from the exons ATGACAGAAACAGAAATAGCTGTAGTTGAGTCCCCCGCCGAGGCCATCGTCATTCCCTCAGCGGAGCCCGTCGTCGCCGATGCACCTCCGGCCGAGCCCATCGAAAAGAGCctcaactccaactccaactccaacatcaacaccacaagCAACAATAAAAACAAAAATGTCGCACAAAACTCTAGTCCTCTCGCGCGACTCCTCAAGTCGCCGTCTGCCATAGATGACTTCGTCGAACATCTCAACCGCGTCATTCAGACGCGAAGAGGCACAGATActgtcctcctcttcacaACTTATGCCGCTCGCTTGATCGGTGCTATTCTCAACATTCTGGGTCGCACTACGCTTCGTCACTCCGCTCGCAAGGTCGTCGAGATGGCTTTCAAGCTCCCGCCCTCGACCTCCGTCGTCCTTTCTACCGCGACTGCGCCGCCACTTGCGACTCTAGCCCTCAATCTGTCCAAGTACATCCAGGGCTTCACCAACATGTTGGGTGAGTGGCGCACTATGAACCGTATGTGGGGTATAATCGGCACATATCTAGAGGCCAAGGATCTGATCCTTCGTCTACGTGGTCAAAAACTCGACGGGAATGGCGAAAAGGTGCCTGCTCCCAACCGAGTCAACACTGCTTTCATGACTGTGCAGATCATT TACATGGCCCGCTACcaacatgatgaagagtgTGTGGCGCCAGACAGCTTAGAGGGATATGAGACTCAGGGCTGCTAG